The nucleotide sequence CGCCGCGATGCGCAGCCCCTCGACGAGATACCCGGTGACCAGGATGAGCTCGAAGAGCACGAGGATGGCCGCGTCGGACCAGATCCCCCGGCGCAGGCGGGGATTTTTCGCCACGTACCGCTGCCACAAGGCGGCCCCCACGCCGGCGATGGCTGCCAGGCCCATGGCGTCCAGCGCCGCCGACTGGAAGTAGAGGTAGAAGCGCCCCTGCATGATGCGCAAGCCGAAGTCCTGGTGGATGAACACGACGACGGTGCCGGCGAAGAGGAACACGAAGCCCCAGAAGAACGCGAAGTGATACAGCCCCGCCACCCGGTCCGCCAGCAGCCGGCCGTGGGCGGCCACGTGCCGCAATACCAGCAGGAGGCGCGGCCAGACGGGGGTCAGGCGCGCGACCGGGCGCCCCTGCCGCCACACCCGCCAACGGCGCCAGATACCGTAACCGAAGATCCCCGCGGCGACGGCGGCCAGGACGTACATCACGATGACGCCGGCGTGGGGAATGTTCCAGAAGACTTCTCGGGTCGCCTCGTTCACCGGCGGCGTGGGCATGTGCCCCCCCTCTGCTCCCGCCTTCAGCCGTATCGGGGCCGGGTCAGGAGGCCCGGGCCGCATCGCCGCCTCGCCCGAGCGCCTGTGCCAGGCGATCGGTCAGGAGCGGCAGCACCTTGCGGTAGTCCTCCACGAGGCCCAACTCGGCCGCCCGGAATATCGGGGCCTCCGGGTCCTTGTTGATGGCCACCACGTGGCGCGCCCCGGAGACTCCCGCCAGGTGCTGGCTGGCGCCGCTGATCCCGACCGCCACGTAGAGGTCCGGTGCCACGATCTTGCCGGTCTGTCCGATCTGCAGGTGAGCCGGCGCCCAGCCGGCGTCGACCGCGGCCCGGGACGCACCGACGGCCCCTCCCAGCACCTCGGCGAGACGCCGCAGCGCCTCGAAGCCCTCTGGCCCGCCGACGCCCCGCCCGCCCGAAACGATGACCCTGGCATCTTCGAGCTTCTGCCCCTCGGAAGAGCCGGCACGCCGCTCCACGACGCGCGGCCGCGCCCCTCCGAGCGCGCCGGCCGGCAGCGAGAGGTGCACCACGGCGTCCGCGGGGACGGGCCCCTCCTGCATCGCGGCAGGCGCGCGAAACACCCTGGGCCGCACGACCGCCACCGTGCGGGGCCGCCGGGCCCGGACGGCCGCCATGGCCTTGCCGCCGTAAATCGGGCGCACCCACAGGATCTGGCCGTCCACCCCTCGGACCTCCACCACCTCGGTGACGGAGGCCGCCCCCAGCCGCATGGCAAGCCGGGGCCCCACCTGGGCGCCCAGGGGATCCCCGTCGAGGACGGCCACGGACGCCCCCGTCTCCGGCACCAGCCCGGCCAGGGCCGCTACCAGGGCGCCCGCGTCCGAGTCGCGCAGGGCCGGGTCCGCGGCCGCAAACACGCGCCGCGCCCCCAGCCGCCAGAGCCGTTCGGCGGTGGGGGCGAGCGCAGTGCGCTCCGTGCCGGCGAGCACCAGGGCCAGGAGTTCGCCTCCCGTTGCCCGGGCCGCCTCGACGGCGCAGCCCATCAGTTCGTCGACCCCCGAGCCGGGGGTGCCTTCCGGAGCCAGCACGACGGCGACGACGCTCATGGCGATCTCCCTTCTCCCCGGTGAGGTTCACAGGACCTTGAGGTCGAGGATGGCCCTGACGAGGGCGTCGACCCGGGCCTCGACGGAGTCGCCTTCCATCATCCGGCACCGGTGATCCTGGGCCGGAACGAACAGGTCCGCGATCTCCGCCCAGGACTGCCTCGACTCCTCGGGCACGGGCAGCGCCGGCAGCTCGACCACGTCGATGGGCTTGCGGTGGGCCGCCATCACGTCCTTCACCTTGGGGATGCGGGGCACGTTGGAGGGCGCGTTGGTGACGGTCACCACGACCGGAGCCGCCACCTCGACGACCTCGACGCCGTCGCGAGTCTCCCGCTCGACCAGGAGCTTGCCACCCTCCCCGGGGCGAACCCCAATCGCGTGGGTCACCACGGGCAGGCCCAGGATCTCCGCGACCATCAGGCCGACCTGGCCGCCGTCGGTGTCGCCGGCCTGCCGGCCGAAAAAGACCACGTCGGCCGGCCACAGCCGCTCCCGGATGGCCGCCGCCAGGGCGGAGGCCGTCTGGACGGCATCGGGCTCACCCAGGCTGCCGGGCTCGATGCGCACGGCCCTGTCGGCCTGCATGGCCATGGCCTTGCGCAGCACCTCGTCGGCGCTCTTGGGGCCCAGGCTGAGGGCGCTCACCGTGCCGCTACCGGCCGCCTCCCGCAGCTTCAGGGCCACCTCGACGGCGATCTCGTCGAACGTGCTGATCACGAGCGGCGCCTTCCCGGCTACCGGGCGTTTCGTGGCGGGATCGATGGCGAAGTCGCGCGGCGACATCTCGGGGTCCAGGACCTGCTTGACGCAGACCACCAGGTGCATCGGGAGCTTAACCTACCTTCCGTTTGGCAGGTTACCGGGCAAAGGCCGGCCCGGGTCATCACCGCCACCATACTCCGTGCTCCAGGAGTACGCCGCAGGCGAGAGGGTTCCTCCGGCACTTCGCAATCGCTATCAAACCCATCTGCAGCGGCCCGCCCCGGAGCCCTGCCGGCATCCCCTCAGCGAGCGTAAAACTCGACCACGAGGCTTTCGTCGACCTTGACCGGCATCTCTTCACGGGACGGCACGCGCAACAGCCGCCCGCGCAGCCGTTCGCGGTCGAGCTCCATGTAAGGCGGAGGAGCGGCCCGCTGCTCCAGGCCCTGGGTGACAGGCTGGAGGGTCTTGCTGCGCTCCCGCACGGTGATCTCGTCGTTGGGCCGCACGGCAAAGCCCGGTCGATCGACCTTGCGCCCGTTGACCCGGATGTGACCGTGCACCACGAGCTGGCGGGCAGCCGGCAGCGTGGGCGCCAACCCCAGCCGGTAGACCACGTTGTCCAGGCGGGTCTCCAGGTACTGCAGCAGCCGTTCGCCCGTGCGCCCGCGGGCGCGGGTGGCCCGCTCGAAGTAGTTGCGCAGCTGCCGTTCCGTGACGCCGTACAAAAACTTGAGCTTCTGCTTCTCCATGAGCTGCAGCCCGTACTGGCTGGCGCGCCTGCGGGCGATGCGCCCGTGCTGTCCGGGAGGATAGGGACGCTTCAGCGCAGGGCAGTCGGGCAGCCCGCACAGGGGCTCCCCCACCCGCCTGCACATCCGATGACGGGCCGCAACGGTCCGGGCCATGGATACGATCCCTCCTGAGCGCGCCGGCGGCTCCCCTCGTGGGTGGGAGCCGCCAGCACCTTGCCCGTTTCCTGGGCCGGCTATGCGCGCGGGCGATGGGCGGGCCGGCCCGGCCGGCTCAGGCCACCTCGCCCGGCTCAGGCCACCTCGCCCGGGACCACGCTCAGGGTCGTGCCCATGATGGCGCGGGCCGCCTCCTCCGGGAAGTAGTCGAGGAAGATGCGCAGGTAGAGGGCTTGCTCCCGCGAGCCGGCCACCTCCTCGGGATAGCGCGCCTGGAGCCGGCGCCACTCACCGTCGCTCAGCATCTCCTGCGCCAGGTGCCGCAGCAGGCCCGCCGCCCCGCTCCCCTGAGAAAACTTGGCCTTCGGGCGGTGGGCAATCCCGGGCGGCAGAGGCGCTCGTTCGGCCACGGCCCGCACCACCCACTTGTCGACCACCCGGTCGCCCACGCGGCGGCGCTTCAAGTGCGCCGGGAGCCGGAAGGCGTAACGGACGACGTCCATGTCCAGAAACGGCACCCGCGCCTCGACGCCGAAGGCCAGCCCCATGCGGTCTGCCCTCTGCAGGTTGGTGTGGTGCAGGTTTCCCACCAGCCGGCCGAGCTCCGCGTCGAGCCGGGCACCCTCCAGGCCGGCGAGGCTCTCGTACCC is from Limnochorda sp. L945t and encodes:
- a CDS encoding electron transfer flavoprotein subunit alpha/FixB family protein, whose product is MSVVAVVLAPEGTPGSGVDELMGCAVEAARATGGELLALVLAGTERTALAPTAERLWRLGARRVFAAADPALRDSDAGALVAALAGLVPETGASVAVLDGDPLGAQVGPRLAMRLGAASVTEVVEVRGVDGQILWVRPIYGGKAMAAVRARRPRTVAVVRPRVFRAPAAMQEGPVPADAVVHLSLPAGALGGARPRVVERRAGSSEGQKLEDARVIVSGGRGVGGPEGFEALRRLAEVLGGAVGASRAAVDAGWAPAHLQIGQTGKIVAPDLYVAVGISGASQHLAGVSGARHVVAINKDPEAPIFRAAELGLVEDYRKVLPLLTDRLAQALGRGGDAARAS
- a CDS encoding electron transfer flavoprotein subunit beta/FixA family protein; amino-acid sequence: MHLVVCVKQVLDPEMSPRDFAIDPATKRPVAGKAPLVISTFDEIAVEVALKLREAAGSGTVSALSLGPKSADEVLRKAMAMQADRAVRIEPGSLGEPDAVQTASALAAAIRERLWPADVVFFGRQAGDTDGGQVGLMVAEILGLPVVTHAIGVRPGEGGKLLVERETRDGVEVVEVAAPVVVTVTNAPSNVPRIPKVKDVMAAHRKPIDVVELPALPVPEESRQSWAEIADLFVPAQDHRCRMMEGDSVEARVDALVRAILDLKVL
- the rpsD gene encoding 30S ribosomal protein S4, translating into MARTVAARHRMCRRVGEPLCGLPDCPALKRPYPPGQHGRIARRRASQYGLQLMEKQKLKFLYGVTERQLRNYFERATRARGRTGERLLQYLETRLDNVVYRLGLAPTLPAARQLVVHGHIRVNGRKVDRPGFAVRPNDEITVRERSKTLQPVTQGLEQRAAPPPYMELDRERLRGRLLRVPSREEMPVKVDESLVVEFYAR